In the Candidatus Abawacabacteria bacterium genome, one interval contains:
- a CDS encoding S-layer homology domain-containing protein yields MKNSLGPLLLGIIFLSNTFAQSLEAASFNDVPATDPDIAAYNFVSDQGIMTGAEDGKFHPELGLTRCELVKIALLASNARLNTDSSASFPDITATHWCHRYAKTALSLRIISGYPDGKFRPNQKVTQIEALKILINSANAILPQVTSIRYSDVAISDWWAPYIQYAQDTIFSAQPLYIRESRNYGINREMYRAETAYIVWKLFAQSVGTTMLQYQNTDLAIALNYPQGWQVSRSPYETTAIMIEFISPQSIQRANNLEPHQMECYTCGPDFVASYYASFAEFKESFNSVSSATSVRGVLESIESMSVIGERALSGSNGSVSALEVIQDVAFPMYTLFAEKNGHVYIFTFAYAENRADLNILESQILDSIRFL; encoded by the coding sequence ATGAAAAATTCCCTTGGCCCACTTTTATTGGGAATAATCTTTTTGAGTAATACTTTTGCTCAATCGCTTGAAGCTGCTAGTTTTAATGACGTTCCAGCTACCGATCCTGATATTGCTGCCTACAATTTTGTTAGCGATCAAGGAATTATGACTGGTGCCGAAGATGGCAAATTTCATCCTGAACTGGGTCTTACTCGTTGTGAACTAGTAAAAATAGCTTTGTTGGCGTCGAATGCTAGATTGAATACGGACTCTTCTGCTTCATTTCCTGACATTACAGCTACTCACTGGTGTCATCGTTATGCTAAAACTGCTTTAAGCTTGCGCATTATTAGTGGTTATCCTGATGGTAAGTTTCGACCCAATCAAAAGGTGACGCAAATTGAGGCTCTGAAGATTTTGATCAATAGTGCCAACGCTATTTTGCCTCAGGTAACAAGTATTCGTTATAGCGACGTGGCTATAAGTGATTGGTGGGCGCCTTATATTCAATATGCTCAAGATACTATTTTTAGTGCTCAACCTCTGTATATTCGTGAAAGCCGCAACTATGGCATCAATCGTGAAATGTATCGTGCTGAAACTGCTTACATTGTATGGAAGTTATTTGCTCAGTCTGTGGGGACTACTATGTTGCAATATCAAAATACTGATTTGGCTATTGCTCTCAATTATCCTCAAGGTTGGCAGGTATCACGGAGTCCATATGAAACCACAGCTATTATGATCGAATTTATCAGTCCTCAGTCTATTCAAAGAGCCAACAATCTAGAGCCTCATCAAATGGAGTGCTATACCTGCGGTCCTGATTTCGTTGCTTCTTATTATGCTTCTTTTGCTGAATTCAAAGAAAGTTTTAATAGCGTCTCTTCAGCTACTTCAGTGCGCGGTGTGCTTGAGAGTATTGAAAGTATGAGCGTGATCGGTGAACGAGCATTGTCAGGTAGTAATGGTAGTGTGAGTGCTCTTGAGGTGATTCAGGATGTTGCTTTTCCAATGTACACTCTGTTTGCCGAAAAGAATGGCCATGTATATATCTTTACTTTTGCTTATGCTGAAAACAGAGCTGATCTGAATATTTTGGAAAGCCAAATTCTAGACTCAATCAGATTTCTTTAA